A region of Piscinibacter gummiphilus DNA encodes the following proteins:
- the ppk2 gene encoding polyphosphate kinase 2, translating to MEKTDDALLQRMHHDLIDSFDEELELELDDRALEAYAGEGGGVFDAEHKAARRLYFRELFRLQGELVKLQDWVVSSRHKVVILFEGRDAAGKGGVIKRITQRLNPRVCRVAALPAPNDRERTQWYFQRYVSHLPAAGEMVLFDRSWYNRAGVERVMGFCTDEQYEEFFRSVPEFERMLVRSGIQVIKYWFSISDEEQHSRFLGRIQDPLKQWKLSPMDLESRRRWEDYTKAKEVMLERTHIPEAPWWVVQAVDKKKARLNCIHHLLGQMPYEATEHPAIELPKRERHEDYQRQPVPQDIIVPEIY from the coding sequence ATGGAAAAGACCGATGACGCGCTGCTTCAGCGCATGCACCACGACCTGATCGACAGCTTCGACGAGGAACTGGAACTGGAGCTGGACGACCGTGCGCTCGAGGCGTATGCCGGCGAGGGTGGCGGTGTCTTCGACGCCGAACACAAGGCGGCCCGCCGCCTGTACTTCCGCGAGCTGTTCCGCCTGCAGGGCGAACTGGTCAAGCTTCAGGACTGGGTGGTGTCGAGCCGCCACAAGGTCGTGATCCTGTTCGAGGGCCGCGACGCCGCGGGCAAGGGCGGGGTCATCAAGCGCATCACGCAGCGACTGAATCCGCGCGTGTGCCGCGTGGCCGCGCTGCCCGCGCCCAACGACCGCGAACGCACGCAGTGGTACTTCCAGCGCTACGTGTCGCACCTGCCCGCCGCCGGCGAGATGGTGCTGTTCGACCGCAGCTGGTACAACCGCGCCGGCGTCGAGCGCGTGATGGGCTTCTGCACCGACGAGCAGTACGAGGAGTTCTTCCGCTCGGTGCCCGAGTTCGAACGCATGCTGGTGCGTTCGGGCATCCAGGTGATCAAGTACTGGTTCTCCATCTCCGACGAGGAGCAGCACTCGCGCTTCCTCGGCCGCATCCAGGACCCGCTCAAGCAGTGGAAGCTGAGCCCGATGGACCTGGAGTCGCGCCGCCGCTGGGAGGACTACACGAAGGCCAAGGAAGTGATGCTCGAACGCACGCACATCCCCGAGGCGCCGTGGTGGGTGGTGCAGGCCGTCGACAAGAAGAAGGCCCGCCTCAACTGCATCCACCACCTGCTGGGCCAGATGCCGTACGAGGCCACCGAACACCCGGCCATCGAGCTGCCGAAGCGCGAGCGCCACGAGGACTACCAGCGTCAGCCGGTGCCCCAGGACATCATCGTGCCGGAGATCTACTGA
- a CDS encoding bactofilin family protein, which yields MKFLLDLDGRGSPAHANPPVDPLPVADEVRPGPVPPRGRRREPVDVPVLLQAVAAPAGTPQPCWFTVDSAGADTLVVPAGARVRGDCHAESVHVHGEVLGRVRATQGLLLVAPGARVRGGVEGHGPVVIAGLVQAARGHDAVVAHGRLDLACSARVVGAVCHEVVAIYDGARVTGVLRALDRRHRGR from the coding sequence GTGAAATTCCTCCTCGATCTCGATGGGCGGGGTTCGCCGGCCCATGCGAACCCCCCTGTCGACCCGCTGCCCGTGGCCGACGAAGTCCGCCCCGGCCCGGTCCCTCCGCGCGGCCGACGCCGCGAGCCGGTGGACGTGCCCGTGCTGCTGCAGGCGGTCGCGGCCCCGGCCGGCACACCCCAGCCCTGCTGGTTCACGGTGGATTCCGCCGGGGCCGACACGCTGGTGGTGCCCGCCGGCGCCCGCGTCCGGGGCGACTGCCACGCGGAGAGCGTCCACGTCCACGGCGAGGTGCTCGGGCGCGTGCGGGCCACGCAGGGGCTGCTGCTGGTGGCACCGGGTGCACGGGTGCGCGGGGGTGTCGAGGGGCACGGGCCGGTGGTGATCGCGGGGCTCGTGCAGGCGGCCCGGGGGCACGATGCGGTGGTGGCCCATGGCCGCCTCGACCTCGCGTGTTCGGCCCGCGTGGTGGGGGCCGTGTGCCACGAGGTCGTGGCGATCTACGACGGTGCGCGGGTCACCGGTGTGTTGCGTGCCCTCGACCGCCGGCACCGGGGCCGATGA